The DNA sequence gagagggaggttgtgactaaatttcatagcaatacctgtgaccacaccaaacaaaaaaaatctggaaaactgtttgacctatttttacccctaaagtaggtcatagtgtgccaatccatctgaaatgctaactgcactTGTATTCCTTCAAGAGGAATCCTGTGATTAAATTTCAGGGCAAAATCTGTATCCATAAAGAAAatagtccggaaaactgtttgacctatttttagcccaaaagtaggtcaaggatggaccaatccagctgaaatgcaaactgaatttgtattcctccaagaggaaacttgtgactaaatttcagggcaatatctgtacccataatgaaaaaaagccaggaaacTGTTTGGCCTATTTttacccctaaagtaggtcatagtgTGCCAATCCATCTGAAATGCTAACTGCTAACTTCGAGAGGAAGCCTGTGATTAAATTTCAGGGCAAAATCTGTATCCATAAAGAAAAAAgtcggaaaactgtttgacctatttttagcccaaaagtaggtcaaggatggactaatccagctgaaatgcaaactgaacttgtattcctccaagaggaaacctgtgactaaatttcagggcaatatctgtacccataatgaaaaaaagccaggaaaactgTTTGGCCtccttttagtcctaatgtaggtcatggACGCACaggccaatccagctgaaatgccaACTGAATTTGTATTCCTCTGGGAGGAAggttatgtgtaaatttcagggcaatatctgtatctgtaacgaaaaaagtccggaaaactgtttgacctacttatggCTGTAAAATAAGTCAAAGACGGACCAATCCACctaaaatgcaaactcactcttacaattcttgagggagaaattgtgaccaaatttcaaagtcataCATGCATCTGTTTCAGAAAAAAAGACAGAGAGACGGACAGTgccatatcataatatgacgggtgtataaaaattgAACAGGCAAAGGATCATTATTGACAAGACATTggtgaatgtatatatattcatgtataacattgaaaatgatttgaaCATGGTAAAGTACTATCTCCTTGTCAAAAAGTTTCTACATGCTCTCAGATTCACTCATTACAAATATAATCAAGATCTGATTATCATTTATATCAGTTACCTCACATATAGTCATGATATTAAATAgagtaaattgtatttttataataataaaaaaaaactcagaaaatatttatatgtacactaataaagaaaaaacttgcatattaaaaaatgtacatCTTTTTTAtccagattttaaaaatttcattatttcattaaaaaaacacaTTCACAAAATCCAATAgtactatgaaaggtgaagataacaatctcatacggacccctggatataccaaaggagGGATCAGgagcataggaggagtaagcatcccctgtcgaccggtcacacccgccctgagccttatatcttgatcaggtaatgtatgaaaggtgaagataacgaatagaaTTTAACCATTGGCTAAAACTTAACCAGTGGACAAGTtatttaaccactggttaagCTTAACCAAGGTTTTGAGCAACCCAGTCCAGGTAaccggagtaatctgtagtcaaaatcagtgttctaTACAATTTCAACAAACAAACTATTGAGTCTATAATCATTTAAATAATTCCATATCTGACCCAAAGACAACTTCCAAAGACACAGACTGAGACTTTACAGTTGtaactatttttgtttctaTGGAACAAAATATCTTTAGACCCAGATCCAGTCCATTTTATTCTGGCAAAAATTGCGTCATCCTGTAGTGATTAGTTTTGATCATGGTGTTACTTGATAACAGACATTCCTGACAATGAATGATGGCTGTGTTCCATTCTGTTCTTTTTCCTGAATTATCTTGTGGGAAGAAGATTTGTTAAAGCATTACCTCTGATGGCGCAACTTTGCCCTCTCCGctgaaaaattaaattaaaaaaattcacaaatgtAGTactaacaagatgtgtttgtgaaacacaaatgcccccgataatggccaattccgaagatggtcaatgtcacgaaaaggtcttgtcacaaggaatactcatgtgaaatatcaaagctctatctcttattgttcaaaagttattagcaaggttaaagtttcagacagaatgacagacaggacaaaaacaatatgccccccgatcttcgatctcgggggcataaaaattgtaCAGTCTTTGAAGAAGACATGAATCAAtgtttcaaagtattttaacgATACTGGCATTTAACTAAAttataaaatgtatgtatacattctTTCAAAGCAAGTCAAATCCAGTTATAGTTGTTAGCATAAGAATGAggcattatgcataaaacttgagAATCAATTGTGCAGTAataataatactggactatATAGTCCAAAGTCCCCTATTCCAAGAAagatttgtgatcaattatgatcaatttcttGTGAAAGATTTAACATGCTTAAGAGATGAAAACTTATTCATGtatatcaaaaactgttgaaataaggaatatttatatattctgaatcaccttggccttTCCAAAAATGAACTTGAGAGATCTTAGTCTACAGGTCCTTGTCTTaaggaacatttgtgatcaattatatcaatttctgatcaAAGTCTTAAAGGTTTAAGAGATATGAGCTAGGAATGACGTACAGACACAGCAGTAACTATGTGCTCCCCGAAAAATTTTCAGGGACCATAAAAACtagaataaatagaaaatattgttCACCTCCACATGCCTTCAAGGTGAATACAACATTTGACTTTTCCaaccaaaaagaaaagaaagactGTAAGAATTCCCAAATTTATATGACTGgccattacatacatgtatttgttggGTGTCCAAAGAAAACTTGCGTCTCTAATCTTGTAGTCTAGCTGTAAACCAAAATGGCCAACCAGGTATCGTTTTCTAAGATCTAGTAGCTTAGTAACTGGTTTCAGTGTTTTTAGGCAAAGTTATTGATCAAAAACTAGATTTGGTTTAGGTTCATGGTTTGAAAATAGCTTTCATTAAGTTCAAAACCAGTTGCATGTAGATGGTTTAATGGTTTGGCACTAAAATGGAAAGTTTTGGTTAAAAAGAAACACATCAAAAATAGCTAACATAGCACTTGTAACATAccatttgatttatttttacaatcATCGGAAAATATTTCTTCAACTTATCTTCATTTGTGTAAAAACCACAGTTGAAAAACAATTCTTGATTTATGTCAAATACGTTTCTACACAGTTAACACTACAAACAATTGTAGATACACTTCCAGGGATATTTGGAGTGTGTGTGAGGCGACAGTTTTcaatttgtgaaatgcattTTGTCTGTTATATGTTCTGACTTAACTTAAATCAACTTTTCACAGCAAGGATGATCAGAATAAATTGCTCAATACAATCAAACTGTTGGAGACAAGTGCCGCACTCCAGCAGTCGCCATGTTGTTTTCCAGAAACTAGTTTCAGTTTAAGACCATTAAATGAAAAAAGCTCATTTTGGTTTTATACTGGTTCATAACcggttttgaaaaaaataaaaaattttaaaacccaAGTTGAAACCAATAAAAATGCCCTATACATCATTCAAATCatataataaacatttagaccaaaagaaatttataaattttgatgaaatttttttttttcctatttGACTATTGAACAgtcaaatagaaaaaaaatgctttcctcatcaaaattttcaatttttgtctGAGAAActattattttcttatttaggCCTTATTCACAGACTTGGTAAATACTATACTTCTAAGGTAGCTAAACTATCATATGGACCTTAAACATgtcaataaatgaataatatatcatataatGATTTCGTAGTTGAGACATGTTAATTTGGGTAATCCCAATCTCATTAAATCCTTTATAGATGGATCAGTGCATAGCATGCTGTTAGTGGATCTAAGGATATGATTTTACCAAGACTGGCGAGATATTACTTCACCAGACTGATGAGATCTTACTTAATAACCAGACTGGTGAGATCTTACTTAACCAGATTGGTGAGATCTTACTTAACCAGACTGATGAGATCTTACTTAACCAGACTGATGAGATCTTACTTAACCAGATTGATGAGATCTTACTTAACCAGACTGATGAGATCTTACTTAATAACCAGACTGGTGAGATCTTACTTAACCAGACTGGTGAGATCTTACTTAATAACCAGACTGGTGAGATCTTACTTAATAACCAGACTGATGAGATCTTACTTAATAACCAGACTGGTGAGATCTTACTTGATAACCAGACTGATGAGATCTTACTTAATAACCAGACTGATGACATCTTACTTAACCAGATTGGTGAGATCTTACTTAACCATACTGGTGAGATCTTACTAAATAACCAGACTGGTGAGATCTTACTTAATAACCAGACTGGTGAGATCTTACTTAATAACCAGACTGATGAGATCTTACTTAATAACCAGACTGGTGAGATCTTACTTGATAACCAGACTGATGAGATCTTACTTAATAACCAGACTGATGAGATCTTACTTAACCAGATTGGTGAGATCTTACTTAACCATACTGGTGAGATCTTACTAAATAACCAGACTGGTGAGATCTTACTTAACCAGACTGATGAGATCTTACTTAACCAGACTGGTGAGATCTTACTTAACCAGACTGATGAGATCTTACTTAACCAGACTGGTGAGATCTTACTTAACCAGACTGATGAGATCTTACTTAACCAGACTGATGAGATCTTACTTAATAACCAGACTGGTGAGATCTTACACCACTGTAAATTGTTGATTTGTGCAAAAGAATTCATACAcattatatatctcatttaCATGGAAATGTCTGTACCTAACCTTCACAACATGTGAAGATCTACCACAATAGTACTAATCTTTGTGTGTTGATACATTCCATGTAATATGGCTTAGAAGACTTCCCACTACAGTATCACACCTACCTCTTGCTGCTCTTTGTCTCACACATTTCGGAGTGACTTCTGGTGAGTTTCTGCCAATCATTGTTGTAACAACAGACTTCTTCTGTCTATTGCCAGCAGATGTCACCCCCCTCTGTCGTCTGCTATCAGACTCCATCACTGGCATGCTGgagtttttcttcttctttcctCTCAGTAACTTTGATGCTTTAGGAGTACCAGTATCTGAATCTCTATTAATAACACCTGATGATGTGATATCATTATCAGAGATgaagaattttgatttcttcaaaACCAAGCCATTTTCTTCTCCTTCTGCTAGCTTCCTTCTTGGGAAAGCAGATCCATTTTTTCTCACATCTGCTGAACTAATGGACTTTCTGCCCTTGGTGGATGATGTTTTTAATGATTTAGAAGATGACTTTGTTAATGATTTTGCTGAAGACTGCTTTGGGTCACTGTCTTCTGCTTTATGGAGCTGTTCACGTGTTACAATAAGAGATCTACCATTCTCCTCCTTTGACTCTTCAGATTCCAAGTCCCCTTTCTTCATTTTCTACCGGCACAATACAAAATGTTACTTGCTGTAATTTTACCCTAGTTGCTTTGAACCGCACCAGATAATTAAATGATACTgaaccattttttaaaatttttttattGCATTAATTATGTGATTAAATCAAAACTTTAAATAACCTGGAAACACAGAAAATCTATGCACAAACCTCTATGTTACACATTTAtcaaacataccttcatattATTTTTGGCTACTTTTGAACTTCTCTTTAACCCTCTAGTTTTGATATCTATAAAATTTAGGAAACGTTTGTGAACTACATGTCATaagttataaaatatttcaaacttacaTTAATACTTACAAGTACATTTTTTAGAGAACATAAAGTAGATTTaataataaacaagtacattataatgaacacatacatgtagattattgTGAACAAGTACattatagtgaacacatacatgtagattattgTGAGCAAGTAGATTTAATAgtgaacaaatacatgtagatttaattgtgaatgagaagatttttaaatagtGAATGAGTAGGATTAATAATGAACAAATAGGTTAATGCATGGTGTATTGTTTTTGCATGATATCTAATCTATTATTGCAACCAGTTGAAATTTCATGTATTTTGTGCATTGTTCTATTACTTTGAAGATTATAGCTTAAAGCATCAATTCTACAACTGGCAATTTTTTTATCTCCATCTACTGGATACCTTTTGGAAGCATGGGCCCTGGATTTCCATGATACCATATTGTTCTCTTGTTGTGGTCAGCCATGTTTTTCATGTCTGGTTTGTAGTAGCACTGGAGCCACTCTGAGAACTTGGAGTAGTCTGGGTCTCTCCCTTCAGGGTCATACCCTGTCCCTCCTGGCAAGCCAGTGGAAGGAGGAAGAAATGCATTCATTAATTATGTTCCCATTTATACAACACTGAATTCTATGATGAA is a window from the Ostrea edulis chromosome 5, xbOstEdul1.1, whole genome shotgun sequence genome containing:
- the LOC125651960 gene encoding endonuclease 8-like 1; its protein translation is MPEGPELHLASQFVNLVCKGRIFKGPIVKSEVSKHAHVEFEDEFTISATSRGKEMKLTLATPCVDEKSASKVKGKSLDIVFQFGMSGKFDFYEATELKKHAHLNFFTRSEPQMVLSFVDYRRFGKWHVGGDWSQGRGPCVLFEYQAFRKNVLDNVKDSAFNKPICESLLNQKYFNGIGNYLRAEILYRAGIPPFVAARSVLEPLLDELSESSMKVKVKSESQDILQLCHTLPQEVVNLGGTGYDPEGRDPDYSKFSEWLQCYYKPDMKNMADHNKRTIWYHGNPGPMLPKDIKTRGLKRSSKVAKNNMKKMKKGDLESEESKEENGRSLIVTREQLHKAEDSDPKQSSAKSLTKSSSKSLKTSSTKGRKSISSADVRKNGSAFPRRKLAEGEENGLVLKKSKFFISDNDITSSGVINRDSDTGTPKASKLLRGKKKKNSSMPVMESDSRRQRGVTSAGNRQKKSVVTTMIGRNSPEVTPKCVRQRAARAERAKLRHQR